Proteins encoded together in one Streptomyces umbrinus window:
- a CDS encoding TetR/AcrR family transcriptional regulator: protein MSRWEPDARGRLEKAALDLYSERGYEQTTAAQIAERAGLTERTFFRHYADKREVLFGGSSLLEEFFVDALAGTPDTAPPIDAMATTLEAVAALFLERHEHSRQRQAVIVANAELRERELIKLASLSAALAATLRRRGVEDPAATLTAEAGITVFKVGFERWVGDNGDRPLADFLRESLNELKVVTGGG, encoded by the coding sequence ATGAGTCGATGGGAGCCGGACGCGCGCGGGCGGCTTGAGAAGGCGGCGCTGGACCTCTACAGCGAGCGCGGGTACGAGCAGACGACCGCCGCACAGATCGCCGAGCGCGCGGGGCTGACCGAGCGGACGTTCTTCCGGCACTACGCCGACAAACGCGAGGTGCTCTTCGGGGGTTCGAGCCTGCTGGAGGAGTTCTTCGTGGACGCTCTCGCCGGCACCCCGGACACGGCCCCGCCGATCGACGCGATGGCCACGACGCTGGAGGCCGTCGCCGCACTCTTCCTGGAGCGCCACGAGCACTCCCGGCAGCGCCAGGCCGTCATCGTGGCCAACGCGGAGCTGCGCGAGCGCGAGCTGATCAAGCTCGCGTCCCTGTCCGCGGCACTCGCCGCCACGCTCCGCCGCCGCGGCGTCGAGGACCCGGCCGCGACCCTCACCGCGGAGGCCGGCATAACCGTCTTCAAGGTCGGCTTCGAACGCTGGGTCGGCGACAACGGCGACCGCCCCCTGGCGGACTTCCTGCGCGAGTCACTCAACGAACTCAAGGTGGTGACGGGGGGCGGGTAG
- a CDS encoding SDR family oxidoreductase codes for MRVFVTGASGWIGSAVVPELIGAGHHVVGLARSDASAAALAEAGAEVRRGTLDDLDTLRDAAAESDGVIHLAFKHDIAFSGGFEDAADADRRAIDTFGEALTGSDRPFVIASGTLGLAPGQVATERDGQAAGQLGGHWAAGPVKRLANAHATAALADRGVRSSVVRLPPTVHGDGDHGFLATVVAVAREKGVSGYIGDGANRWPAVHRSDAAHLFRLALESAPAGSTLHAIADQGVPIRAVAEVIGRHLGLPVASVSPDDAAGHFTWLAAFLAMDSPVSSAYTRELLGWQPTGPGLLDDLDKGHYFAAPST; via the coding sequence ATGCGTGTGTTCGTCACCGGCGCGTCCGGCTGGATCGGTTCAGCCGTTGTTCCGGAGCTCATCGGCGCCGGCCACCATGTCGTCGGGCTCGCCCGCTCGGACGCCTCGGCCGCCGCTCTCGCCGAAGCCGGCGCCGAGGTGCGCCGCGGCACGCTCGACGATCTCGACACCCTGCGCGACGCGGCCGCCGAGTCCGACGGCGTGATCCACCTCGCCTTCAAGCACGACATCGCGTTCAGCGGCGGCTTCGAGGACGCGGCCGACGCGGACCGGCGCGCCATCGACACGTTCGGCGAGGCACTCACCGGATCCGACCGCCCGTTCGTCATCGCGTCCGGGACTCTCGGGCTGGCGCCGGGGCAGGTCGCCACCGAGCGGGACGGCCAGGCGGCCGGCCAGCTCGGCGGCCACTGGGCCGCCGGTCCCGTCAAGCGGCTGGCCAACGCGCACGCCACGGCCGCCCTCGCGGACCGCGGCGTCCGCTCGTCCGTCGTACGGCTTCCTCCGACCGTGCACGGCGACGGGGACCACGGCTTCCTCGCCACCGTGGTGGCCGTCGCCCGCGAGAAGGGCGTCTCGGGCTACATCGGCGACGGCGCCAACCGCTGGCCCGCCGTGCACCGGTCCGACGCCGCGCACCTCTTCCGCCTCGCGCTGGAGAGCGCTCCGGCCGGCTCCACGCTGCACGCGATCGCGGACCAGGGCGTGCCGATACGTGCCGTCGCCGAGGTGATCGGGCGGCACCTCGGTCTGCCCGTGGCCTCGGTCTCCCCCGACGACGCGGCCGGGCACTTCACCTGGCTGGCCGCCTTCCTCGCCATGGACAGCCCCGTCTCCAGTGCGTACACCCGTGAACTGCTGGGGTGGCAGCCGACCGGGCCCGGGCTCCTCGACGACCTCGACAAGGGCCACTACTTCGCCGCCCCGTCCACCTGA
- a CDS encoding LLM class flavin-dependent oxidoreductase, whose product MITVPLSALEVAMVQTGTPAEDTLRDTTEFARRVEELGYQRLWYAEHHHSPAIGAFPPVVLTAHAAALTASIRLGSGGVLAPNHAPIMLAEQFGTLAALHGGRIDLGIGRGPGTFDESTARALRRGAGPTTDDEYRDDVSSTLRLLVDEVGLDPLPEPWLLSSSTAGAALAAELGLPIAFAHHIRPDNTLAALAHYREHFTPSRWCASPRVLLCVETVCAETDEEAARLVGPMDIIKAGLLKGQGGIPFPTPEEAAAHSFTAQEAQLLSGFRAHQAQGSPETVSKQLTDLVDLTGADELMLVTPVYALADRLRSYELVKQHVMKPTTTA is encoded by the coding sequence ATGATCACCGTTCCGCTCAGCGCGCTCGAAGTGGCCATGGTCCAGACGGGTACTCCGGCCGAGGACACGTTGCGAGACACCACCGAGTTCGCCCGACGCGTCGAAGAACTCGGTTACCAGCGGCTCTGGTACGCCGAGCACCACCATTCCCCGGCCATCGGAGCGTTCCCGCCCGTCGTACTGACCGCCCACGCGGCCGCGTTGACGGCGTCCATCCGGCTGGGCTCGGGGGGCGTTCTCGCTCCGAACCACGCCCCGATCATGCTGGCGGAGCAGTTCGGCACACTGGCCGCGCTGCACGGGGGCCGGATCGACCTGGGCATCGGCCGGGGCCCGGGGACCTTCGACGAATCCACGGCGCGGGCCCTGCGCCGCGGGGCCGGTCCGACGACGGACGACGAGTACCGCGACGACGTGTCATCGACGCTGCGGCTCCTGGTGGACGAGGTCGGCCTCGACCCGCTCCCGGAGCCATGGCTGCTGTCCTCCAGCACGGCCGGTGCCGCGCTCGCCGCGGAACTCGGACTGCCGATCGCCTTCGCCCATCACATCCGCCCCGACAACACCCTGGCCGCGCTCGCCCACTACCGCGAGCACTTCACCCCGTCCCGCTGGTGCGCGAGCCCGCGCGTGCTGCTCTGCGTGGAAACGGTCTGCGCCGAGACGGACGAGGAGGCGGCCCGACTCGTCGGCCCGATGGACATCATCAAGGCCGGACTCCTCAAGGGACAGGGCGGCATCCCCTTCCCCACGCCCGAAGAGGCGGCTGCCCACTCGTTCACCGCGCAAGAGGCGCAGCTCCTGTCAGGCTTCCGCGCCCACCAGGCCCAAGGCTCACCCGAGACCGTCTCGAAGCAGCTGACGGACCTGGTCGACCTGACCGGCGCGGACGAACTCATGCTCGTAACACCCGTCTACGCACTGGCCGACCGGCTGCGGTCGTACGAACTCGTCAAGCAGCACGTCATGAAGCCGACGACGACGGCCTAG